Below is a window of Poseidonibacter antarcticus DNA.
AATTCCTCAACCATTTTTAAAAAGAATATTTATATTTTGTACTTTGGAACAAAGAGAGATAGAAATTGAAAATTTTTCTAAAAGACATGGTTGGGAACATGAACTTGTTAAAAAGAAGATTGATAATTACGTAATCAAATTGGGTTATGATAAATAAAAAATAAGGGAATAAGTGAAAAATATAAAAATAGAATTAGAAAGTATAATATTTAATGTGATGCTACCAG
It encodes the following:
- a CDS encoding DUF2116 family Zn-ribbon domain-containing protein; this translates as MSNCPYCSKKIPMNKAFCSKSCKENYFQMISIQIPQPFLKRIFIFCTLEQREIEIENFSKRHGWEHELVKKKIDNYVIKLGYDK